The Paenibacillus sp. MBLB1832 genome has a window encoding:
- a CDS encoding response regulator transcription factor: MTYKLMIVDDQRLLVDGLMTIINFQDDMEVVGTAENGVKALELIQNVRPDVVLMDVQMPVMNGVETTKRMMSLYPDTIILILSTFADADIIVECMAHGAKGFLLKDIRGERLVAMIRDAISGELVLPAAIATKLAERLHRLSSNLKDELDKERMKNRDFGFTEREEEIIRLLVKGWNNRQIAAALFISEGTTRNYISAIYNKLGTSDRAHALVLLKELMDEK; encoded by the coding sequence ATGACATACAAATTAATGATAGTTGACGATCAAAGGTTACTTGTCGACGGGTTGATGACGATCATTAACTTCCAGGACGACATGGAAGTCGTGGGAACGGCGGAAAATGGCGTTAAAGCTTTGGAACTCATCCAAAACGTCCGTCCAGATGTCGTATTGATGGACGTACAAATGCCGGTTATGAACGGTGTGGAAACGACGAAAAGAATGATGTCCTTATATCCCGACACGATAATTTTAATTTTATCTACATTTGCGGATGCAGATATCATTGTAGAATGCATGGCTCATGGTGCCAAGGGATTCCTTCTAAAGGACATCCGAGGAGAGAGATTAGTAGCGATGATCCGCGATGCCATATCGGGGGAACTTGTTCTGCCAGCCGCGATTGCGACCAAACTGGCGGAGCGACTTCATCGGCTTTCGTCCAACCTGAAGGATGAACTCGACAAAGAAAGGATGAAAAACCGAGATTTCGGCTTCACCGAGCGGGAAGAAGAAATTATCCGGCTGCTGGTCAAGGGATGGAACAATCGGCAAATCGCTGCTGCGTTGTTTATCAGTGAAGGAACGACACGCAATTATATCAGCGCTATTTACAATAAACTAGGGACAAGCGACCGTGCCCATGCGTTGGTTTTGTTGAAGGAGCTGATGGACGAGAAATGA
- a CDS encoding sulfurtransferase — protein sequence MENIVSQSWLLGQLGDANIVIADCRFALGKPDFGREQYEQDHIAGAVYVDLEKDLSGGKMAHGGRHPLPDLGAFSILVGSLGIDGTKTVVAYDDQGGAMASRLWWMLKFLGHSEVYVLDQGYTAWKAAGYPVSAEVPAVYPRTFSPKVHRSMLASMDEVKDKLGRPGTVLVDSREERRYLGLEEPIDAVAGHIPGARSYFWRGVLDENGAWLSAAKQEEHFAALREADEIIVYCGSGVTACPNVLGLSEAGYKNVKLYSGSWSDWISWEDNPIATGEE from the coding sequence GTGGAAAATATCGTAAGTCAGTCGTGGCTGCTAGGGCAGCTTGGAGATGCAAATATCGTTATTGCGGATTGCCGCTTTGCACTGGGGAAGCCGGATTTCGGCCGTGAGCAATATGAGCAGGACCACATCGCGGGTGCCGTGTATGTTGACTTGGAGAAGGATCTGTCTGGTGGCAAAATGGCCCACGGCGGCCGTCATCCGCTTCCGGATCTCGGCGCTTTCTCCATCCTCGTCGGCAGCCTCGGCATCGATGGAACCAAAACGGTCGTCGCCTACGACGACCAAGGCGGCGCGATGGCTTCGCGCCTATGGTGGATGCTGAAATTCCTCGGGCATTCCGAGGTCTACGTTTTGGATCAAGGGTACACCGCTTGGAAAGCAGCGGGCTACCCTGTCTCGGCCGAAGTGCCTGCGGTTTACCCGCGCACGTTCTCGCCGAAGGTGCACCGCTCCATGCTGGCTAGCATGGACGAGGTCAAAGACAAGCTCGGTCGCCCTGGCACCGTGCTGGTTGATTCCCGCGAGGAGCGCCGCTACCTCGGCTTGGAAGAGCCGATCGATGCGGTGGCGGGCCACATCCCTGGTGCGCGCAGCTACTTCTGGAGGGGCGTTCTCGACGAGAACGGCGCCTGGTTGTCTGCTGCGAAGCAGGAAGAGCACTTTGCCGCGCTGCGCGAAGCCGATGAAATCATCGTCTACTGCGGCTCCGGCGTGACGGCGTGCCCGAACGTGCTGGGCCTCAGCGAAGCGGGCTATAAGAACGTGAAGCTCTACAGCGGAAGCTGGAGCGACTGGATCTCGTGGGAAGATAACCCGATTGCGACGGGTGAGGAGTAA
- a CDS encoding spore germination protein — MQQWTNVGLGQGMEHDLKHIQSICLSSDFHVRKLNSFVACYVETLVSRKEIDEKLFELSSLNSGSIAGLQAVLRSFETSEVQDLDTCMVKLFDGWMILLFEQGYPLAINTYKVNERAITPSLIEGTLLGSQESFVESSNTNISILRKNVKSPHLKLERIQIGQQSQTTVSWLWMAGLVEPSTLSELENRLHKVDTDFINCLILSESLADQPYSIFPTYVSTIMPGKAVASLMQGKIIVMVEGSPQVILAPSTFWEFLDAPDDYYSNWLYNTFLKIIRLLAILISVFLTPYYVAITTFHYPLITPDLIMPLLEQRTKVPFSPIIETLIISIILDLIREAGTRLPVKLGQTIGIVGGIVIGQAAVESNLASYFLIIMAAIAAISSFTIPAYIMTNSVLVIRYAVLLLAAFAGLLGLTIGFAVIALHVLQIRSLGHYFVKPLSPISVAQFIRTVLRLPMIKYNPKPTKDTH; from the coding sequence ATGCAGCAGTGGACAAATGTGGGGTTGGGCCAGGGTATGGAACATGATTTGAAACACATTCAATCGATTTGCCTCAGCAGTGATTTTCATGTGAGGAAACTCAATTCCTTTGTGGCCTGCTATGTTGAAACCCTAGTATCCAGGAAAGAAATCGATGAGAAATTGTTTGAATTGAGCAGCTTGAATTCAGGGAGTATCGCTGGTTTGCAAGCTGTATTGAGAAGTTTTGAAACCTCCGAGGTTCAAGATCTGGATACATGTATGGTGAAGCTATTTGACGGCTGGATGATCTTGCTATTTGAACAAGGGTATCCGCTAGCCATCAACACCTATAAAGTCAATGAACGTGCTATTACTCCTTCTCTTATTGAAGGAACGCTTCTAGGATCGCAGGAAAGCTTCGTTGAATCCTCTAACACCAATATCAGTATACTGAGGAAAAATGTAAAATCACCACATTTAAAGTTGGAGCGCATTCAAATCGGCCAACAGTCCCAAACAACCGTTTCCTGGCTGTGGATGGCGGGCCTTGTTGAACCTTCAACCCTATCAGAGCTGGAAAACAGACTGCATAAGGTAGATACTGATTTCATTAATTGCTTGATTCTTAGCGAGAGCTTAGCCGATCAACCTTACTCCATATTCCCAACTTACGTCTCCACCATCATGCCGGGAAAAGCGGTAGCATCACTGATGCAAGGGAAAATCATCGTAATGGTTGAAGGCTCGCCGCAGGTTATTCTAGCACCAAGTACGTTTTGGGAATTTCTTGATGCTCCAGATGACTACTACAGCAATTGGCTGTACAATACTTTTCTTAAAATAATCCGCTTATTGGCTATTTTAATTTCCGTATTCTTAACACCCTATTATGTCGCGATAACGACGTTTCACTATCCGTTAATTACGCCCGATCTTATAATGCCGTTGCTCGAACAGCGCACGAAAGTGCCGTTCTCGCCCATCATTGAAACGCTGATTATTTCAATAATTTTGGATTTGATCCGTGAAGCTGGTACTCGTCTACCTGTAAAGTTGGGTCAAACGATTGGCATCGTAGGCGGGATTGTCATTGGACAAGCAGCTGTGGAATCCAATCTTGCCAGCTACTTCCTAATCATTATGGCCGCCATTGCCGCCATTTCATCGTTTACCATTCCCGCGTATATCATGACCAACTCGGTTTTGGTCATTCGTTACGCGGTATTATTGCTGGCCGCTTTTGCCGGCTTGCTTGGCCTAACCATTGGTTTTGCCGTAATTGCGCTGCATGTTCTGCAAATACGCTCACTAGGTCATTACTTTGTTAAACCGCTATCTCCTATAAGCGTAGCTCAATTCATCAGAACAGTATTGCGGCTTCCAATGATCAAGTATAATCCTAAACCCACAAAGGATACCCATTAA
- a CDS encoding GerAB/ArcD/ProY family transporter, which produces MSLQENNSNNQLDNSSLFFLTAILELSTGAIHLPKLFAESVQNESWIVLTASACLIQLFIFLGLSTVRRMSCKNWYELVEYYLGRIGGIIFALLFCVCSLLISGITLRDYTYTLQQFVFPRTSTLVLASLVLLPVIMLLSGGISLISRFVILVFMITVTILIPLFLPLPAIKPEQFLPIRVLSGNTYLQALFHAMQSYIGIVVLFFVYPYASPRSGLYLKITYGHWFACFILITLNFTIVGITGYEFAQHIFYPSLHAARVSQFAFTQRFEFIIVTLWSLVIIVMISSFLWLIQLALPMMNLKKKQSFAWLLVVLTLCIVMVLPSEYIKFQTWYEHIIAGGTVFILLAILLFWLLSRFKKTEEMDRS; this is translated from the coding sequence ATGAGCCTCCAAGAAAATAATTCGAACAACCAATTAGACAATTCATCCTTGTTTTTCCTTACTGCCATTCTTGAATTGAGTACGGGTGCTATTCATTTACCTAAATTATTCGCTGAATCCGTGCAGAATGAGAGCTGGATCGTGTTAACAGCCTCTGCATGCCTTATCCAGTTATTTATCTTCCTCGGTCTCTCCACCGTGCGTCGAATGTCATGTAAAAACTGGTATGAGTTGGTGGAGTATTATTTGGGGAGGATAGGAGGCATTATATTCGCGCTCCTATTCTGTGTATGTTCTCTACTGATATCAGGAATTACCTTAAGAGATTATACCTATACGCTGCAACAATTCGTGTTCCCTAGAACCTCCACCCTCGTATTGGCTAGCCTTGTCCTCTTGCCTGTCATCATGCTGCTTTCAGGCGGAATTTCATTGATTAGCCGATTTGTTATTCTTGTATTTATGATAACCGTCACCATCTTAATTCCGTTATTCCTACCTTTACCTGCTATAAAGCCCGAGCAATTTCTCCCTATTCGTGTCCTGAGCGGAAACACTTATCTTCAAGCCCTGTTTCACGCTATGCAAAGCTATATCGGCATCGTAGTCCTTTTCTTTGTCTATCCGTATGCTTCCCCGCGCAGCGGATTATATCTAAAAATCACTTATGGGCATTGGTTTGCGTGTTTCATCCTAATTACCCTGAATTTCACCATTGTAGGAATTACTGGTTATGAATTTGCGCAACACATATTCTACCCTTCACTGCATGCCGCTCGTGTTTCACAATTTGCTTTTACGCAACGTTTCGAGTTCATCATCGTAACACTATGGTCGCTTGTTATCATTGTCATGATTTCAAGCTTTCTATGGCTGATTCAACTTGCGCTTCCCATGATGAACCTTAAGAAAAAGCAAAGCTTTGCCTGGTTACTTGTTGTATTGACACTGTGCATTGTCATGGTCTTGCCATCCGAGTACATAAAGTTCCAAACGTGGTATGAACATATAATAGCGGGAGGCACAGTATTCATTTTGCTCGCTATTCTGCTTTTTTGGCTGCTGTCCCGATTTAAAAAAACGGAGGAGATGGACAGATCATGA
- a CDS encoding Ger(x)C family spore germination protein encodes MKYLMLLSLILLAAGCGTMKDKKILDDQGLALILALDRTDQGKLSVTTVIPNLSKDAKEKTQIFNVVVQGVHEAWEQFRKKAGKYIIPGQVKLILFSKESAKQGLSPMLVPLFRDPSISSTVFVGITDGPAQQVVQAKLKDKGMIDEYLFGLVNKEERPAKAGESRFGYTVKTLYTSGLDNTLPVLKLEKDEITVKGLAVMRHGQLAGIIDKTSTPYFYLLKGISYNDILVFAFNPKNKENIASLSFTSNQRALQMTHSNPHKIGMKISVQGQLFEHGGYDVENPEQYDMLKQTITKEIKMNCEKLLKQLQAMNADPIGLGPYYKARLNPKEWSDAWWRTTFPDLTIDVNVELKTLQTGISN; translated from the coding sequence ATGAAGTATTTGATGTTACTTTCGCTGATTCTTCTAGCCGCCGGATGCGGTACAATGAAGGACAAAAAGATCTTAGATGATCAGGGGCTTGCGCTGATTCTGGCACTCGATCGTACTGACCAGGGAAAGCTTAGCGTCACGACAGTTATTCCGAATTTATCAAAGGATGCGAAAGAAAAAACGCAAATCTTTAATGTCGTCGTCCAAGGTGTACATGAAGCCTGGGAACAATTCCGCAAAAAAGCAGGTAAGTATATCATTCCCGGTCAAGTGAAACTCATCTTGTTTAGTAAAGAAAGCGCCAAACAAGGTTTGTCGCCAATGCTAGTGCCCTTATTTCGGGATCCTTCCATAAGTTCGACCGTATTTGTCGGTATAACAGATGGCCCGGCACAGCAAGTTGTTCAAGCCAAGTTAAAAGACAAGGGAATGATCGATGAATATTTGTTTGGATTGGTTAATAAAGAGGAACGCCCCGCTAAGGCTGGCGAAAGCCGATTTGGATATACGGTTAAAACGTTGTATACCTCAGGATTAGACAACACCTTACCGGTTCTCAAGCTGGAAAAGGACGAGATTACTGTTAAAGGCCTAGCGGTTATGCGGCATGGCCAATTAGCCGGAATCATTGACAAGACCTCTACCCCCTATTTTTACTTGCTCAAAGGCATTAGTTACAACGATATCCTTGTATTTGCCTTCAACCCCAAGAATAAGGAGAATATTGCCAGTCTATCTTTTACATCAAACCAAAGAGCGTTACAAATGACTCATTCGAATCCACATAAAATCGGAATGAAAATAAGTGTTCAAGGACAGCTCTTCGAACATGGAGGGTATGATGTCGAGAATCCAGAGCAGTATGACATGCTTAAACAGACCATAACCAAAGAAATAAAAATGAATTGTGAGAAGCTATTGAAACAATTACAAGCCATGAATGCGGATCCGATCGGGCTAGGTCCGTATTACAAGGCAAGATTGAACCCTAAAGAGTGGTCTGATGCCTGGTGGAGAACTACGTTTCCTGATTTAACTATTGATGTCAACGTTGAGTTGAAAACTCTTCAAACTGGTATTTCAAATTAA
- a CDS encoding GNAT family N-acetyltransferase, which translates to MAQVMIREAVISDIPQLKNLMLAYIVDFYQYRQPEDEKLNALIHVLLEQKDGIQFVAETEDGTLVGFATLYFSYSTLRAAKIAVMNDLFVIESERGQGAAAKLFAACKGYAARHHYAKLTWETAPDNLRARAFYDKMGGDQGHWLTYSVIPTSGMGD; encoded by the coding sequence ATGGCACAAGTGATGATTCGTGAAGCCGTAATATCTGATATTCCCCAGCTCAAAAATTTAATGCTCGCTTACATCGTGGATTTCTATCAGTACCGCCAGCCTGAGGACGAGAAGCTGAACGCTTTGATTCATGTATTACTCGAACAGAAAGATGGCATTCAATTCGTGGCTGAGACGGAAGATGGGACGTTGGTCGGATTCGCGACCTTATATTTCAGTTACAGTACGCTGCGTGCCGCTAAGATTGCCGTGATGAACGACCTGTTCGTGATTGAATCGGAGCGTGGGCAGGGAGCGGCGGCGAAACTTTTTGCGGCTTGCAAAGGTTATGCAGCTAGACATCATTATGCCAAGTTAACCTGGGAAACAGCCCCAGATAACTTACGCGCACGAGCTTTTTACGACAAAATGGGTGGAGACCAAGGTCATTGGCTGACCTATTCGGTGATTCCCACAAGCGGGATGGGGGATTAA
- a CDS encoding GNAT family N-acetyltransferase, translating to MVRDQSEFADLELRDAQYRGVIDADGTLTGFVQFFPIVGVTRLGLGLRPELCGSSGGLGSRFVQLLVAEAQRQAPHQEIDLEVLVWNERAIRAYQRAGFAITDTYEKWTPTGTAEFHCMVYTGLSILLSR from the coding sequence ATGGTCCGAGATCAGTCGGAGTTCGCCGACCTCGAGCTGCGCGATGCGCAATATCGCGGTGTCATCGATGCCGACGGCACACTCACAGGATTCGTGCAGTTCTTCCCGATCGTCGGCGTCACCCGCCTCGGACTGGGGCTGCGCCCCGAGCTGTGCGGCAGCAGCGGCGGCCTTGGCTCTCGCTTCGTCCAGCTGCTCGTCGCCGAAGCGCAGCGCCAAGCACCGCATCAAGAGATCGACCTAGAGGTGCTCGTCTGGAACGAGCGAGCGATCCGCGCCTACCAACGTGCAGGCTTCGCCATCACGGATACGTACGAGAAGTGGACGCCGACGGGCACTGCGGAGTTCCACTGCATGGTATACACAGGGCTAAGCATCCTCCTATCGCGCTAG
- a CDS encoding 4a-hydroxytetrahydrobiopterin dehydratase, with amino-acid sequence MREKLEKAVVDERLAALNTWSLEEEGSKWIMRKYRFSSFLQAIAFVKEVAQVSEAMNHHPMIAIDYRVVTLRLTSWVAGGLTELDFATAAKFEQVYSEVEG; translated from the coding sequence GGAGAAAGCGGTTGTCGATGAACGCCTTGCTGCACTAAATACATGGAGCTTGGAGGAAGAGGGCAGCAAGTGGATCATGCGCAAGTATCGATTTTCGTCATTCCTCCAGGCGATTGCGTTCGTGAAAGAAGTCGCGCAGGTGTCCGAAGCCATGAACCACCACCCGATGATCGCCATTGATTATCGCGTGGTGACGCTGCGCCTGACCTCGTGGGTCGCTGGCGGCTTGACCGAGCTGGATTTCGCGACTGCCGCGAAGTTTGAACAAGTATATTCGGAGGTCGAGGGGTAG